A DNA window from Trichosurus vulpecula isolate mTriVul1 chromosome 2, mTriVul1.pri, whole genome shotgun sequence contains the following coding sequences:
- the FFAR2 gene encoding free fatty acid receptor 2: MDQKTESYLLLAFYTVTFLIGLPANVVALRAFIRRVRQPHPAPIHILLLSLTLGDLLLLLMLPFKILEAATEFHWLLGKAVCALTTFGFYSSIYCSTWLLAAISIERYLGVAFPVQYKLSRRPIYGLAAALVAWILSFGHCSVVIVVEYLDPKNKTSENETHFECYDNFNKRQLRTVLSFRLELCLVLFCLPMAVTVFCYWRFVCLMLGQPQVGAQRQRRAVGLAVVTLLNFLLCFAPYNVSHVVGFFEGKTPSWRKYAVLFSAFNAGLDPLLFYFSSSAVRRAVGNGLKALRNQVSSLLWCWGRGTAEGDTGDTGLSQGDGVASSDFTTE, encoded by the coding sequence ATGGACCAAAAGACAGAAAGCTATTTGCTCCTGGCCTTCTACACCGTGACCTTTCTCATCGGCCTCCCTGCCAACGTTGTGGCCCTTCGAGCCTTCATCCGCAGGGTCCGGCAGCCCCACCCTGCCCCGATCCACATCCTCCTGCTCAGCCTCACACTGGGGGATCTCCTTCTGCTCTTGATGCTACCTTTCAAGATCCTTGAGGCTGCCACTGAGTTCCACTGGCTCCTGGGGAAGGCTGTTTGTGCTCTCACTACCTTTGGCTTCTACAGCAGCATCTACTGCAGCACGTGGCTGCTGGCTGCAATCAGCATCGAGAGGTACCTGGGGGTGGCCTTCCCGGTCCAGTACAAGCTCTCCCGGCGTCCCATATATGGACTAGCTGCTGCTCTGGTGGCTTGGATCCTGTCTTTTGGACACTGCAGCGTAGTTATCGTGGTGGAGTATTTggatccaaaaaacaaaacaagtgagaatgagacacattttgaATGCTATGACAATTTTAATAAGAGGCAGCTGAGGACGGTTCTCTCCTTCCGCCTGGAGCTCTGTCTGGTCCTCTTCTGCCTGCCCATGGCAGTGACTGTCTTCTGTTACTGGCGCTTTGTGTGTCTCATGCTGGGCCAGCCACAGGTGGGAGCCCAGCGACAGCGGAGAGCTGTGGGACTGGCCGTCGTGACtcttctcaatttcctcctctgcttTGCACCTTACAATGTCTCCCATGTGGTAGGGTTTTTTGAAGGCAAAACCCCAAGCTGGCGAAAGTATGCTGTGCTGTTCAGCGCTTTCAATGCTGGCCTTGATcccctccttttctatttctcttcttcagCCGTTCGCCGGGCAGTTGGAAATGGACTGAAGGCACTGCGGAATCAAGTATCCTCCCTCCTGTGGTGCTGGGGGCGAGGCACTGCTGAGGGAGACACAGGGGATACTGGTTTGAGCCAAGGGGATGGTGTGGCAAGTTCTGACTTTACCACAGAGTAG